One genomic region from Amaranthus tricolor cultivar Red isolate AtriRed21 chromosome 12, ASM2621246v1, whole genome shotgun sequence encodes:
- the LOC130828799 gene encoding uncharacterized protein LOC130828799: MASACMNNIPTTTTTTTTTSHSKLALFTPPNNAPPSDQDPDFEFQRSANPTMITADQLHFFPNYNKISDNNYPPNSPALVNEEAYLFSPKAPLCFGRWRDYFLGPGFRKLCQPKTTSSSDSSFSCRLPLLKDSSSSSSSYSISSHDQLPRLSVDSNRRSFSSNCPKINGSRMENPRSPTRKETLVGVGVGVDSPRMNPSGKVAFQSLERSSSSPGSFNGGSKSKYKLQHRSGIMERSYSANVHVRITPVLNVPVCSLRGSRFGHLFSSSLASVSQPHRNKQGNTNTNNGTKNKKKKEKK; this comes from the coding sequence ATGGCTTCTGCTTGTATGAACAACATACCCACTAccactactactactactactacttcCCATTCTAAGTTGGCCTTGTTTACTCCACCAAACAACGCACCTCCTTCTGACCAAGACCCAGATTTTGAGTTTCAACGATCAGCTAATCCAACCATGATTACCGCTGATCAACTCCATTTTTTtcctaattacaacaaaatctCTGATAATAATTACCCACCAAACTCTCCTGCATTAGTTAATGAAGAAGCTTATCTGTTTTCTCCCAAAGCTCCTCTATGTTTTGGAAGATGGAGAGACTACTTTCTGGGTCCGGGATTTAGAAAACTCTGTCAACCCAAAACTACATCTTCCTCAGACTCTTCTTTCAGTTGCCGTTTACCTTTGCTTAAAGAttcttcttcgtcttcttcttcttattcgATTTCCTCTCATGATCAGTTACCTCGTCTTTCGGTTGATTCTAACCGTAGATCTTTCTCATCTAATTGCCCGAAGATTAATGGGTCAAGAATGGAAAACCCACGAAGCCCGACTCGAAAAGAGACACTGGTTGGAGTTGGAGTTGGAGTGGATAGTCCGAGAATGAACCCATCAGGGAAAGTGGCATTTCAAAGTCTAGAGAGAAGTTCAAGTAGTCCAGGCAGTTTTAATGGAGGGTCAAAATCAAAGTATAAATTACAACATCGATCAGGGATTATGGAGAGATCATATTCAGCTAATGTTCATGTTAGAATTACTCCAGTTCTTAATGTCCCTGTTTGTTCTCTTCGTGGATCTCGTTTTGGTCACTTATTCTCTTCATCTTTAGCTTCAGTTTCTCAACCTCACAGGAATAAACAAGGTAACACTAACACCAACAATGGCACcaaaaacaagaagaagaaagagaaaaagtag